The following coding sequences lie in one Apium graveolens cultivar Ventura chromosome 3, ASM990537v1, whole genome shotgun sequence genomic window:
- the LOC141712388 gene encoding cytochrome P450 78A7, with protein sequence MELTMLISKDTNWWIFTLPAFLGSKNLLDISILFSLFIAFLTLTLLTWAFSSGGLAWKNGRNKAGPIPIPGPRGLPVFGSLFTLSRGLAHRSLASIARSYSAKAAATQLMAFSLGSTPVVVSSDPHISHQILTSPHFADRPIKQSAKSLMFSRAIGFAANGAYWRQLRRIASSHLFSPRRISAHEPGRQSDCAAMVKNIATQQDKHGVVTLRNHLQVAALNNIMGSVFGKRYDSDDCQEVKELKEMVAEGFELLGAFNWSDYLPWLSFFYDPFRIVERCEALVPRVRKLVRGIIQEHKVADSRRGLGDHADFVHVLLSLDGDEQLNEDDMVAVLWEMIFRGTDTTALLTEWVMAELVLNQDVQDKLYEELTTKATNLSDADVAKLPYLQAVVKESLRVHPPGPLLSWARLSTSDVQLSNGMVIPANTTAMVNMWAITHDSNIWSNPLDFKPERFIGEGADVDVRGGDLRLAPFGAGRRVCPGKSLGLVTVTQWVAQLVHKFKWVQDMANPVDLSEVLKLSCEMKSPLAAVAIPRDV encoded by the exons ATGGAATTGACTATGCTTATTTCAAAAGACACAAACTGGTGGATTTTCACTCTACCAGCTTTTCTCGGATCCAAGAACCTTCTTGACATCTCCATCTTATTCTCTCTCTTCATAGCTTTCCTCACTCTCACTCTTCTCACTTGGGCCTTCTCGTCCGGCGGCCTTGCCTGGAAAAACGGCCGTAACAAAGCTGGCCCAATCCCCATCCCCGGACCACGTGGCCTCCCTGTTTTCGGAAGCTTGTTCACTCTAAGCCGTGGCTTAGCTCACCGTTCTCTCGCTTCCATAGCGAGGAGCTACTCAGCTAAAGCCGCCGCCACTCAGCTCATGGCTTTTAGCCTCGGCTCTACTCCTGTTGTTGTCTCATCCGATCCTCATATATCGCATCAAATCTTGACATCACCTCACTTTGCTGACCGTCCGATCAAGCAATCAGCTAAAAGCCTCATGTTTAGCCGAGCTATCGGCTTTGCTGCGAACGGGGCTTATTGGCGTCAGCTACGCCGTATAGCTTCGTCTCATTTGTTTTCCCCGCGGCGCATATCAGCTCATGAGCCTGGACGCCAATCAGACTGCGCCGCTATGGTGAAAAACATAGCCACTCAACAAGACAAACACGGGGTCGTAACGTTGAGAAATCACTTGCAAGTAGCGGCTCTGAATAATATAATGGGAAGTGTCTTTGGAAAACGTTATGATTCGGATGATTGTCAAGAAGTGAAGGAACTTAAAGAAATGGTCGCGGAAGGGTTTGAGCTGCTTGGTGCGTTTAATTGGTCTGATTATTTGCCATGGTTGAGCTTTTTTTATGATCCCTTTCGTATAGTCGAACGCTGTGAAGCTCTTGTGCCTCGAGTTAGGAAACTCGTACGAGGGATCATTCAAGAACATAAAGTTGCTGATTCCAGAAGGGGTCTTGGAGATCATGCTGATTTTGTTCATGTCTTGCTGTCACTTGATGGTGATGAACAGCTCAATGAAGATGACATGGTTGCTGTCCTCTGG GAGATGATATTCAGAGGAACGGATACAACTGCTTTGTTAACTGAGTGGGTAATGGCCGAGTTGGTACTTAACCAAGATGTTCAGGACAAGCTTTATGAAGAGCTCACTACTAAAGCTACTAATCTGAGTGATGCTGACGTGGCAAAGCTACCCTACCTCCAAGCGGTGGTCAAAGAGTCCCTTCGAGTCCACCCTCCGGGTCCGCTTCTCTCATGGGCCAGGCTTTCCACGTCAGATGTCCAGCTCAGCAACGGAATGGTAATCCCTGCCAACACAACAGCCATGGTGAACATGTGGGCCATCACCCATGACTCAAATATCTGGTCTAACCCGCTTGACTTCAAACCCGAAAGGTTCATCGGAGAAGGAGCTGACGTGGACGTCCGAGGTGGCGATCTAAGGCTGGCGCCTTTCGGGGCAGGAAGGAGGGTGTGTCCAGGGAAGAGTCTGGGGCTGGTGACTGTGACTCAGTGGGTGGCTCAGTTGGTGCACAAGTTTAAGTGGGTCCAGGACATGGCTAACCCGGTTGACCTAAGTGAAGTCTTGAAGTTGTCTTGTGAAATGAAGTCTCCCCTTGCTGCCGTGGCTATTCCGAGAGATGTTTAA